The Myripristis murdjan chromosome 8, fMyrMur1.1, whole genome shotgun sequence genomic sequence ACCTCCTGCAAGAGAATGAAGCTATTGTCCATCTGAGCAAACACTGCACTGCAGGCATTAATCACACTGTGCTTTTCTCTTCAGATATCCCAGAGGAGAAATAGACAGGCTCCTGTGCTGAATAAAGTTGTTGTGATAGGCTCAGATAGAGCCAGTGTGTCTTTTCCTCTATAGTGTATTTGGCCAGCCTCGTGAGCCTATCTCTTCTGGTGTGTTGCCTTGACTCACCACAGCACTGCATGTAAGAGATTTATGGATCATTTCAAACAACCCATGAGATGACACTGTTGTTTTACTGTCTGTAGAGAGAATATCTCCAGGGATTCAACTGGAGGTCCAGCTTACACTTGAGTGCTAGCTGGTgtgctgtggttgttttaaagcTGCAGGTTAAAATTATCCTGCCGGGAAGATGGAGGTTCGCTACAGTCAGGCCTGCTCAGGTCGTATTTTATAACGGCCATGTTTGGAGCCAAGCATCTCGTTGCTATGTCGCTCTGCAAGCTAGGCAGAATTTATGATTCACTCAAAGCATTTGACCCTTGACCTTCAGCTAGTTTGCTTCAGCTCCATGTACATTCAATACTGCTGCTGTGTCCTGCCAAAACCGCTCTTTCTCAGCACCAAACGCactgggttttgtttttattgtcatttacgcctaccttccttccctctcctctcccagtcTCGGTGACAGAGGTGGAGTGCGTGCGTGAGGGCTGTCAGTCAGAGGCCCTGAGGAGGCTGTCCGGTTCGGTGCCAGAGAACCAGTGCTTCACCGTGGTGTTCCGGGGCGCCAGGAAGAGCCTGGACCTGCTGTGTCCCTGTGAGGACGAAGCCAAGCGCTGGGTGCGAGGGATCCGCACCTTGAAGGAGCGCGTGGCAGGCATGACCCAGAAGGAGAAACTGGACCAATATCCTCCCCATTCCCCACACGTCAGCTTCCGCAAAGAATAAATATAGTGCAGCTGAGATAGGATTGCTATGGTGACTGACTCTGCTCAAAGCTTACCCTGACACTGTCACATGTGCCATCCCACATTTACAGCATAGCTAAGGTGTGCAGCaatgacaaggaaaaaaacacactgtctAAATATAGTCTGAATATCGTTGTCAATTATGAGCCCTCATTGCGATTGGGAGACGTGAGTGTAGATAGCAGACAGCTTGTAACAGTAAAATCTTAACTAGTTCTCTGATTATCTCCCTCTGACTTTATGTTTGGATACTTTTAGTTTTAGAAAGCATATAAATCAGCAGGGCAATGGGGCATGCCCGGGCTCGTGCAACAGATTACTCATCTGTAAGAATAAGACAGGTTTCCTCATCAGGTCTCATCATGTTTAGTGGATTTCTGATTAAACACAGCCATATCcttgttatttatatttcatagACTGTCTCTGCCTTAGGAGGCTTTAATCTCTAATGCcttaatgtatatttatgtgcttTCTGTACTACAGTTTGCACTACAGTGTGTGGAGTTGAAATTGCAAGCCCGAGGATAGTAAACTAACATTAGTCTTTTGTTGCTgctgactgttttgtttttgagatttCACACCACAAGTTGAATAACAAGTTGAACATCCACATTTATCAACTTCTGTAAGTCTGTGGCTTTTGGTGTTTACTGGCCTCCATAATGTTGGGCCAATGacatcaacaaaaacaccactttgttttatagtcattatgttttttgtttttttttaattttgaaatagtGTGAAATGCATCTGATTTAAATGCAACACTGCAATGGATCCACAATCTGCCTAAACAGTGTGCCTATGGTGTTTAGGTGTAATCTGGTTCTATTCCTTAACCACATGCACTTGGATCCGTGGCTACCTGAGACGAGCTGATCAGAACCAGGATGGCAAGATGAGCTACGATGAAGTCAAGCGGCTGCTCCAGATGATCAACATTGACCTGAGTGAGCAGTATGCCCGCTCCTTATTCAAGGTCAGGGTCATGTGCACACTAAATGTGTCTGCAAGATGATGCGCAATATCTTTAGTTTATGTCCAATAGATAAAATTCATATGAATTAAATTCTGTAAAGCGTAGAGAGTGAGACAGATTTAGTGATGTTTTTGCTAGTTGGGGTCATATTGGGTTACTCTGACACCCTGAAGCGTAGAGTCTGTGTTCAATTACCAAACCAGTGGCAAGCCAAGCTCCagcccccctccacctctctgtacCCTCCCTCTCATCTCCCCCACAACAAATCATAAGCCAGTTACTTCTTTATTGTGGGGGATTACTGCCTGCTATGTTCCTCAGCTCTTCATTTCAACTGAATTGCTGTTTTCATACTCCCTTACATTACAGCCTCCAATACTGCCCCTCCTCAGAGAATAATATTGGGATTTTATGTAAGTGTGTACAACTGGTTTGAATTATGGAGGTGCCCTCTACCCAGGGAAACTTAAAAGCACTCCCAAAACAAAAGCATGCCACATGTAGCAACATTTTcatccgtctctctgtctctttttctgatTGACTGGTTGTTTCTTCGTctaatttgcataaaatgcgtctctctgtgtcctctgcATCCCAGAAGTGTGACCGTTCGTCTGATGGCCGTCTGGATCACATCGAGATTGAGGAGTTCTGCAGGGAGCTGCTGCGCCGGCCGGAACTGGATGCAGTCTTCAGACACTACTCCAGTAACGGCTGCGTGCTCTCCACGGCTGAGCTCCGTGACTTCCTGGGAGACCAAGGGGAGGACGCCTCTTTACTCCACGCCCAGACCCTCATACTCACCCATGAGCTCAATGACTGGGGTAGGAACCACAAACATTGTCTAAAACCTTGCCAGAATAATCTGCAAcaatttcatataaataaatgaacagttttGTCACTCGCTATTGCTGATTTATCTAACAAAATAGTGATTCAGcatattgtcattttgtttacatttgccTCCCAGGTATTATCCCAGCCATTATAAAtgtctttcctgggaaaaatccaCTGCACGCAGGAAATTGGACATTTCACGCccagtggtttgtttggaataaatagaagaacTGGGTTCATCTGTTTATTAAGATGTCAAAGTACCGCCCACAGTgtctgattgacaggtgatctggGTGTGCAGTGCGCAAATACCACCATAATGAGGGGAGATGCTgtgaaagtaaaaaataaatgtaatcacGTCATACCACTTTAAGTAAGAGATGGTTCCTTAGACTGTGATTATCTTAATCCCTGTGAGAGGAGGGTGGGATTTAGCCTAAACCTCATCtagtcttgtcttgtcttggaCGTGCACCAGCTCTGTTCTATTTTATGTACCACTAAATATGCTTTGCTACTCATCGCAGCCCAGAAGAACCAGTTCATGACCCAGAACGGGTTCACCATGTACATGCTCTCTCTGGAGAACGACGTGTTTAACCCTGACCATGCCAGAGTCAACCAAGACATGAGCCGCCCCTTGGCCCACTacttcatctcctcctcacaCAACACCTACCTTACCAAGGACCAAGTCACCAGCGCCAGCAGCACCGAGCCATACATCAGGTATTCAGACAGAGACACGGCAGCTTTCGCATGAAACCTAAAGCACATATCAGCACGTATAAACATGTAACAACACTTACCAAGATGGTGAGGCCAGAATTGATGACAAGAGATTAAGGCTGGTATATGACTAAACATTCAGTCTAAGTATAAAAACCTATTTAGATTTTCTGAACTAAGCTTAATCCTCTCTGGAAACCTACCCACTGTGATCATCCTGCAGTGTAAGATTAAGTGTGCTGCCTGTCACTGACAGAGCTCTGAATCAGGGGTGTCGCTGTGTGGAGCTGGACTGCTGGGACGGAGATAAAGGAGAACCTGTCATATACCACGGGCACACTCTCACCTCCAAGGTCCCGTTCAAGGAGGTCATCGAAACCATCAACCAGTATGCCTTCAAGGTGAGGGAAACTTGGTTTACTACCCTTTGCTGTTTTAGTCTTTAATTGTAACAATACGCAATCTGTTCTTCATTACtccaaatgaaataaatcaggAGCACTagtcagaaaacaaaaccagattCTTGACTTCTTGCCTCTGCATACTTACTGCTGAAGCCCTTGTGGCTACAGTTGCATTCTTGGCTCCGAGGCAGTTCTGCAGTCTCTTGGCCTTGACATAGTATAACATTACACTGTTGGCTCCTGCGGTAATACAGTGTGATCTAATTGCACTTTAATGTCTTAACGTTTTTTTCCTAtgtttctctctgcaggctTCCCCATACCCTCTAATCCTGTCCTTGGAGAACCACTGCTCAGTGGAGCAGCAGGCTGTCATGGCCAAACACCTCCGCACCATCCTGGGCAGCAAGCTGCTCACCAAGCCCCTCAGTGACCGTCCACTAAAGGATCTACCCTCACCTgaggtaagacacacacacacacacacacacacacacacacagctgctcccTTGTCTGTGACCCCTGGATCTCTTGTTCCACAGCTTGTGCCTGTGTAGGTGTTAAAGGAAACGTttggtagtttttcaacacggGGCATATGTTGATACTGATCATTTATAACTGTACATAGCACAATCTCCCCATTAGCTTTAGCGAGGGGAAATTcatcactctgctgcagcttcttgcttgCCGTCAACACAGTCCAAAAGGGCACCCATTTTCATCCTCAACAGCcattataaatgtatttttttttaaaaacaggaagcTCACTGCAGTCAAAAGGTCTCGAAATTGTCCATCCAAAAATGGCAAATGCTGCTTTCTAATAAGTTTTATTGagaatttacaataaaagatTGTCTTGTATATAATCCACACCTTCTGCTGCTGAGTCAGCTAATAGTTCACTTGGACTCAGATGATGGAATTTCCATCTTGCACATTTCCAATCTGGAACAACATCAACTTAGTCAAAATGGTCGATCTTTTCTTTGGTATTCCCCGTGTGGGGAAATTCAGAGTTTCATCTTGTTGtgagcatttatttattcccacTTTGACACTGTGAGCGCCACGTTGTCTCAGGTGGACATTCACAAAGCAATGTATTATCGTAAATGCTCACATAAACTTGTTAGAAATCACAGTTTGCATTTTCAAGATGTATTTGACTGCACTGTGAATTTCCGGTTCtcaagaagctgcagctgagTGTTAAATGTTTCATCACTAAAGCAAACAATAAGGTTGTGCtatgtattattttaaattatgattattaatattaaatatGGCCTTGGTTGAAAAAGACAGGACCTACAGAACCTATCCGTCAGTACCACAAAGCCTCGTTAAGGAAGTCATTTGTCTCTGTGGCTCTCTTTTGTAGGAATTGAGGGGGTATATTCTGATAAAAGGGAAGAAGGAGACTCCTCACCTGGGCCAGCTGGGGAAGAACAGCAGCTACACCAGCTTCTCTTCGAGCTCCGAAGACGAGTTAGCCAGCAGTAACAAGAAGGACCCTGGAAAGGTCAGCTCAGGAAGTCCTGCCGTTTGCGGTTTGGTTGAGAAGCAAACAGTGTGatatatttgaatgtgtttgtatCGTTGACTGTTTTTATGTCATGTGGCGCTTTGCCCTTCCCAGGTGGTGTGTACTAAACTGAGCCCAGAGCTGTCGGAGCTGGTGGTTTACTGCAGGAGCGTTCCCTTCCGTGGGTTTGAAAATGAATCGGAAAAACGGCCGAATGAGATGTCCTCCTTCTCCGAGAGCGATGCCCTCAGACTCATCAAAGACTCAGgtaaagcagcagagagagccGCATCCTGACATTAGAGAAGGCCAAAAGATACTGTAAAATTGCTTTATTCTGgctttttatttagaaaatatGATTGTTCTCGGGTGTATTCTagcatgtgtttttctgtcttttcatttaTGCAGGAAAGCTGTTTGTGAGACACAACAGCAGGCAGCTGAGCCGGATCTACCCCTCCGGCCAGCGCCTCCAATCATCCAACTATGATCCCCAGGAAATGTGGAATGGTGGCTGCCAGATGGGTTAGTACTCCAGACTAGAGGGTTACTGGGATGCTGTTTCAATGGCAGCTAATTTACTCAATTCATTTGAAAAGCACTATGTGGTCAGGAAGCGCCAAAAGAGGAAGCCTTATCTTACACAAAGTAAAACACTGTGTTGACTCTTCTGGGAGCTTGCTGAGAATACACTTTCCTTAAATTGCTGCTGTGTCATGCCAGCACGCAGTGATGTCACTGGCTTTTACAGTTTTGTTGAATTCAGCAGTCACTGAAGCTGTAATCTTTTCTGTTGAGCTGTGTGATTATGTTTGCTGCGATGTCATTGGCTCCTCTCGCCTGCTTGTCACGCAGTGGCCCTGAATTTCCAGACACCTGGGGAGCAGATGGACCTGAACCAGGGTCGCTTCCTCCCCAATGGCCGCTGTGGATACGTCCTCAAACCCGGCTTCCTGTGCAGCTCCACGTCCAACTTCAACCCGGAGAACACAGGAGGAGGGCCTGGTCACGTCCCCACTCAGCTGACTATACGAGTGAGCGATCACTTACCGAAAAACAGAACCCCGACTAATTTGACTGAATGACTCACATGCAACCTAGATGATCCTCACAGTTTGCATAATGCATAACTGTTTGACATGCAACACGTTTCAGCTTTTTTGGGATATTtcaatataatttaaataattttgtatgCTAATTTGATGTGCCAGAAGACTTAACTGCTCACAATTTGCTTTCAGATTATATCTGCCCAACAGCTGCCAAAAATCAATACAGACAAGGCGAGCTCCATTGTGGATCCACAAGTGTGGGTGGAAATTCATGGAGTGGCCATTGATAATTCAAGAAACAAAACCCACCGCATTGACAACAACGGTAATTTGCCATTTCATTATTCACGCTAAGCCATAAAGCATCAACCTTGAATTAACTGTATTTGATATATGGCTGTTTCACACTGGGGAGCTAACAGCCTCATTTTTTACACATACATAATTATGATTAACTATTGCTGtcatgtaaaaatgaatatcaAATTCCTTATGAATCTTACaagctgtgtttatttttgcagtatcacatttttttaatgaaatgcaatAAGGCTTTTAAATGAGAGTTACATTAATCTTTCTGATATCTGATTCTCCGTGGTGCCGATCTTTGAGAATTTTGATAAGAGCCTTTTCTGCCCAACGCCATTACTAGTTTGTTTGAAAGGCAGAACAGTAGATGATGTTTATACGGCTCTCTTGCGCCCTCTACAGGTTTTAATCCGAGGTGGGACTGCACTCTGAGCTTCCAGCTGCAGGTTCCTGAGCTGGCCCTGGTTCGCTTCGTAGTGGAGGACCACGACCACACCGCCAAGAATGACTTTGTGGGCCAGTTCACCTTACCTTTCACAAGCCTGCGCACAGGTGCTCACCCACATCTCACAACAGAGACTCCAGGGAACGCCGATGGAGCAAAACTGTCTTGCAAAATACTTGTCAgcacagccatttttttttttttacctctcaacaaaaatacacaccgAAGTGGCACTTTTTCAGTGTCACGTTCCCTAAATTTGCATTTCTTTATGTCTCTTAAGCAGAGGTGAtcacatgatttgcaaatacaataaatcatGCCATAAGATGTCATTCACATCAGTTGCTCCATGAAACTAGACAGACTCATGCTCCCCATCAATATTAGACAAAAAgtagattttcttttaaaaggttagtaaaacaaaaactgatgaattgtctcagattttttttttttaattgtttttaatttttccctttttgtttttgcaaatctgacaatttcatttttgttttcatcataggctgctatttttgtttgatatgcagagttgttttgcttttttttttttttgctgatcttTTCAtttagcttgtttttttttctttttgtgcaaTTGATACagtgtggttgtttttattgttcctGTTTTTTCCGTAGATCCCAGGAAGATTAGCGACCACCTTCCtgaagctaatggggatccaaatgaagaaaaagaattCAAATGCATTTGTAATTGTTTGTAACGAtgtgctcctcttcctcctcaggttACCGTCACGTGCACTTACTGAAGGCCGATGGTTCCAGTCTGTCCCCTGCCACGCTCTTTATCCATGTAAAAGTGTCCCGCAAAGGAGTTCCTATCAAAACTGTGTCAGAGCGCATGGCCTTGGCCAAAGGCAAGGCATGATGTGCATGTGAAGCATCTGAAAAACCACATTTCTGACAACAAAGAGCTTTGGAAAGACGCTGTGGAAGTGAGGAACGAGGCTGCCTGTCAGTCTCGCAGCCTCAGTTTACACCAGGCTACCCCTGtatgaagacagaaaaatgtcatGTATCAGTcagagatgatgaagaagagcCTCGGCTGCTGGGAAGTAAATTGCTTAGGGTTGGATAGGAAATCCTTGATACACAGAGGGAGTGACTCGTCTGACTGCTCCTCCCCTCTGTGGTAACAAGGCACTGGAGGTTAGCTGTTATGGATtgtgaaacacacaaaattGTGCGGTGTCTTTGTCTTTCATGTGAAGGACCTGATCCCAGATCTTTGGGACAAAATGGAGACACgttcctttgtctttttttggagaaaatttcaacatttttatactTCAGTATTATGTTTTAACTTAAAGGATGGTATGAATATTGCATAAATAGCTCTTAACTGACTTAAGCTGAGATGTGTTATCGTTAGCAGATCGGTCATgactgtggttgttgttttgttacaggtataaaatagaaaatacaacTATTGTTATGATTGAACAGATTTCAGTATTGAATGTGTCATAATGTTTTTCAATGTTTGCCAAAGTTTCTGTATATGAAGGCTGATCAAAAGATAAATAATCATGTTATTAATCCATTTTGATACTAGATAGTCTAACCTTGACaaagttttattatcattattattattattattatgagacAACTTGTTGGAAATTTCTACCAAGTATGAACAAAGTAGTCCAACTAATCAATGATCGTTTGATATGACTTACAAAGTGTTAGCTCACTGATAGCTGTTTtatcctgttttatttcaaattctgtaaaaaaaaaaaaaaaaaaaaaaaaaaaaaatgttggtgctTTGCCTTGGCATAATTTCATGAATGTAAAGTATTCAGTCAAAATCATTGATGACTATTCAAGTCGTCTGCAAGTGGTCTGCTTGCCTCCTTTCTGTTGAAAAAccttcatcatttcattttagtgGCCACTTTtccacaaaacattttcagaacTGGGAAACAGTGGTTGCACATTTGACTCGGGGAATCCCATCTAAGCACCACTTAGGAGACAATGGAATCATTTTAAGGCCTTACAAGAAGATTCCCACATTTGCCGCCATGGAGCAGAACCGCACAGTGTTAGCCAGATTACTgttaatcccactggcaggatTGGTTAATTTCCAGATTCTGGTGCTGAGATCATTGTGCACCTGGAGGAATCAAGTCATTATGAGTGCAGCGTTAGTGCTCGTGTTGTATGAATGACAGTcggtgttgtgtgtgtcagccttTGTGAAATGTTTACATAAAAGCACTATTAACACATTGTTGTCTGTGTGGACTCACTTCCTGCCTTTACATATAAACAGAGGGGCAGAGAGCAGAAAGAATTGCATGTGCAGTTTTGCTTGCATTTGTCCATGTGAGTTAAACTCATTACAGGCTGATAAGCTGCAGGGGGATCCAGGAGGCCGGTGCACCACTCTCTGCAGGCCAAGGCCGGGCCAAAACCACAGTGCAggattattttttatgtctCCTCTTAAAATATTCTTACATGTTTTACAATCTGCAATTTTGCCCAAGGTTTCCCGTGCTTCATGTCAAATacttcactgttttattttacccACAGGCGAAATGGCGAGATCACATGGTCTGTgcgtgaaagagagacagaagaaaagagagggggagagagagagagagagagagagagagagagagagagagagagagagagagagagtgagtaaaTCCCAAACTGTAATCTGGGAATTTCAGGATCCAGAATTCAACATGAGCGAACACGGTGTATTGGTATTTATTTCAGTGCTCGTGTTCTTGTGCCAGGTTATTATGTGCCAAAAAGTTCCATAATGAAAACAGTGAAGACATTTTCATCACCGCCGCGAGCCAATAGCATGCACGCATCTTTAAAGGCATCGGGGGGCACGCGGTAGCGTCTCACTTCCTGGTTGAAGATGGCGGATGAGAATGAGACAGCACCGATGCCGGAGAAAGAAGATGTAGAAGACCACGGGCATTGCAGCGACTGTGAAAATGAAGAGCACCACTTTGACGACGGGTAAGGGCGCGGACGTTGCTCCTAACGCGGCGTGAAACTTGTCACGCTCTTccgtactttttttttttttgtaaagcgaGCGCAAGCTAAGCCTCGGCGAGCTAGCTTAAGTCAAAATCGGCAATCCCGATGGAACGTGTCCCGCCCACTTGCTCGCGTCCTATTGGCTGGGGGCGTCTTGTGCTTGTGTCTTGTGTGACGCGATTGGCTGAGCGCGGCGTTCTTTTCCTGATGTGGGCGGGCTTTAGCGTTGGTTTCCCTTTGCCTTGCTTTTGATCGCAAGGCGTAGGGGAATGAAGGGATGGCTAGAAGAATACAAAAGTGGTCTTTAAACCCGGCCTTTTCGCAAAGCATGCGATTTACAGGCGCCTCTGCAGTCAGCTGAGAAAGTGTAGGTGATGTTTACGCTGACATTTTGACATATCAGCCGTTGTTAGCCACTACACGTAAGAAATGCCGTTCATGGCACCCCCCAACTGACATTTAGCGagttagcttgctagctagctGTCAAACCCccattgtgtgtgagtgggtcTTGGTTCAAGGCGCTGGTCGCACTGAAAgagaaagcagcaaaaaaaaaaaaaaaaaaaaaaaaaaaaaaaaatccacgttGTTCGTAAAGTAAACAGTCAGCTGATACACAAACGTGGTGCGCAAAATGGCTAATCTTAAAGCAACGCAGCTCTGATTAGCTCTTACTTCGATAGAAATCGCCTTTTGCTTTGCACTGGCTCCCCTGTCGCTGCCTATAAATGACAAGTTATATACATTAGACGAACATAACGCTTGCAGTTATCAAGGCGTGTCAATTAAAAGGGCTTGTGCATTGAGGAGAAAATGCAGTGAAGTTTGTTGCTGTAGGGGGAGCATGCGATTAACGAGGCCCATGAGTCAATATTTAATAAAGCAAACGCGAGCTTCACTGATGGCTCATTTGAAGCAACATATGTGAGGTTTCCTTgcacctaacacacacatacacacacacacacggacacacacatacagggaaACAAAGAGTGGTTCTAGATGATAACAGGACTTCTCTGTTGACATGGAAGCCTGTGGAACAAGCCATTGTATGTTTTGTTGTCCATTGTTGCAGTCACTCACTGACCCcttgtacatacacacatatatacatacatacatacgtacatacacacacgtatacgCACACATAGGATGCACTCTTCCCCGGGGGTCATGTGATTCACCATCTGTCCTGGTGTTACAAAAACAGGCCAGTGCTtggcctctctccctcttggaCACTAATGAGATTATCCTCTGTAAGTATGCGGTCTCTCTCAGGCCATAAGATGGGatacatgggtgtgtgtgtgtgtgtgtgtgtgtgtgtgtgtattggggaGGGGCGGTCATCTAGTTCCTACTGATCAGGAAAAGGGTTTTGTGACTGACAGGCAGTGGGATGGGGGTTACAGGACTACTTCTGAGAGATATCCCTCACCATCCTCTGCCTTGTTGTGCTTGTGATGGATACAGCCCATATGTTGCTCTTAGTTGCTCATCTGCCCTGCCTGCCCTTTTGAACTTGATTATCCtggtttttctctgtgtgaaaGTGCATCCCAGACAGAGGCTTAAATGCATTTTGACTACTAACTGGATTTCCTCTGGGACAGCTATCTAATATGGAGGGCTTCTGCTTCTGTCCTGCTTCAGCGACAAGGGTCTTGGGGATGACACTGgggccaagaagaagaagaagaagcagaaaaagaagaagaagtcaggTGCCACAGAAGCTGTACAGGACCCCCTTGCCAAGGTATGTCTTGAGGGGGCAGcacaaatgtaattaaaaatgaatttgatggTTTTACTTTTGGTTTGTcgttttctgtttctcttagGGAAGTTGCTAGAAATGTGTATATTGACTACTCATTCTTTTACTTTTGTGAGTGAACTCTGGAAAGAGAATAGATTTAACAGATGATTCCCTCTTTACCCTCTGAACAGGTGAACTCATTGCCAGCTGATAAGCTGCAGGAGATCCAGAAGGCCATTGAACTGTTCTCTGTAGGCCAAGGCCCTGCCAAAACCATGGAAGAGGCAAGTCGGAGGAGTTACCAGTTCTGGGACACACAGCCTGTGCCCAAGCTAGGTATGAACTGAGACAGGGCTTCAAAAGTAAATCCACTTTCCAAGGAGAAGAGAGAATTTCATCAACATTTCACACTtggcttgttttattttctcctcacaAACTTGTACATCTACTCTTGAGTCTGTATTCTGTATCCCAGGTGTTTCACATCAGATaaatctgtatatatatatatatatatatttttaacctTCGTTCAGGGGAGATGGTGACATCACATGGCTCCATTGAACCTGACAAAGACAACATTCGAGAAGAGCCATACAGCCTTCCACAGGGCTTCAGCTGGGATGCCCTCGACCTGGGGAACCCCACTGTGGTAAGGAGTtgtacagaaacacaaacatgcacatgcatttttgaaaatggaaaaaaaaaatcaatacattttttttctggagctTAGAAACACTTAATGTTGAACTTGGCTTTGGGTAAAAGGCTAGGCATTATGACTGTGTTGTCCTCTCGTTAGAAATGTTTCTCGATCATGTTGGGATGATTGGTGATAACACAGCAAACAGGTTTTGTTAGAATGTATGGAACTCAGAAGCTGATTACATCAAACCTGATTTGCAGGCCAAATCTGCAGTCCATTTTTTACTAATGAAGGTCTTGTActaaaacatcacaaataaataTCTCATTCCAAGTTAAGACAGTTTCACTAGTCCATCTCCTGCGCACCTGTCTCATGAAATCACGTGTGAAGTGTTCTTCTGAAGTAGATATGAAAAGTATGAactatgacattttttttctatttgtttaaATTCCCAGTGAAGAATATTTGACATCAGAGCACAGATGTCATTTTGGATGATAAAGTAGTTTATTGTTTAACTCCAAACATCCTGTCTCCCTTACATATCTTTGTCATAAAAGTTTGATAATCGAGGAATCAATGCAAAAAACgtgtgttttatgtaaatatatcAGCTGATATGTTGATATACGCATTTTTTACTTCCTAATATCCATATCTGTATCGCTCTCCAAAATCCAGTATCGGTCGGGCTCTATTCTGAAGTCTGCAAtccaaaagcaaacaaaggtGTAGCTccagcacagaaaaaacaa encodes the following:
- the LOC115362996 gene encoding 1-phosphatidylinositol 4,5-bisphosphate phosphodiesterase delta-3-A-like, whose protein sequence is MLGRGQAQASSPSDQRKKGVEKTLDPLRRLGVLDDEDIRVMMQGSNMVKVRSSRWQKSRNLRLLEDGVTVWCESTKSSRKAKAQQTFSVTEVECVREGCQSEALRRLSGSVPENQCFTVVFRGARKSLDLLCPCEDEAKRWVRGIRTLKERVAGMTQKEKLDHWIRGYLRRADQNQDGKMSYDEVKRLLQMINIDLSEQYARSLFKKCDRSSDGRLDHIEIEEFCRELLRRPELDAVFRHYSSNGCVLSTAELRDFLGDQGEDASLLHAQTLILTHELNDWAQKNQFMTQNGFTMYMLSLENDVFNPDHARVNQDMSRPLAHYFISSSHNTYLTKDQVTSASSTEPYIRALNQGCRCVELDCWDGDKGEPVIYHGHTLTSKVPFKEVIETINQYAFKASPYPLILSLENHCSVEQQAVMAKHLRTILGSKLLTKPLSDRPLKDLPSPEELRGYILIKGKKETPHLGQLGKNSSYTSFSSSSEDELASSNKKDPGKVVCTKLSPELSELVVYCRSVPFRGFENESEKRPNEMSSFSESDALRLIKDSGKLFVRHNSRQLSRIYPSGQRLQSSNYDPQEMWNGGCQMVALNFQTPGEQMDLNQGRFLPNGRCGYVLKPGFLCSSTSNFNPENTGGGPGHVPTQLTIRIISAQQLPKINTDKASSIVDPQVWVEIHGVAIDNSRNKTHRIDNNGFNPRWDCTLSFQLQVPELALVRFVVEDHDHTAKNDFVGQFTLPFTSLRTGYRHVHLLKADGSSLSPATLFIHVKVSRKGVPIKTVSERMALAKGKA